One part of the Haliotis asinina isolate JCU_RB_2024 chromosome 2, JCU_Hal_asi_v2, whole genome shotgun sequence genome encodes these proteins:
- the LOC137272033 gene encoding mucin-22-like: protein MDLVSILGSNLRPPPTRVKNQCTKTTTYHTTTSKETTAYHTTTSKKTTAYHTTTSKKTTAYHTTTSKKTTAYTAYHTTTSKKTTAYHTTTSNKTTAYHITTSKETTEYHTTTYKKTTTYHTTTSNKTTAFHIATSKKTTAYTAYHTTTSKKTTAYHTTTSNKTTSYHITTSKEITEYHTTTSKKSTTYHTTTSNKTTAYHTTTSKKTTAYHTTTSNKTTAYHTTTSKKTTAYHTTTSKKTTAYHTTTSKKTTAYHTTTSKKTTAYHITTSKETTEYHTTTYKKTTTYHTTTSNKTTAFHIATSKKTTAYTAYHTTTSKKTTAYHTTTSNKTTSYHITTSKEITEYHTTTSKKSTTYHTTTSNKTTAYHTTTSKKTTAYHIATSKKTTT, encoded by the exons ATGGACCTTGTATCTATTCTCGGGTCGAACCTGAGACCTCCACCTACTCGTGTGAAGAATCAGTGTACA AAAACCACTACCTACCACACTACCACTTCCAAGGAAACCACTGCCTACCACACTACCACTTCCAAGAAAACCACTGCCTACCACACTACCACTTCCAAGAAAACCACTGCCTACCACACTACCACTTCCAAGAAAACCACTGCCTACACTGCCTACCACACTACCACTTCCAAGAAAACCACTGCCTACCACACTACCACATCCAACAAAACCACTGCCTACCACATTACCACTTCCAAGGAAACCACTGAATATCACACTACCACTTACAAGAAAACCACTACCTACCACACTACCACATCCAACAAAACCACTGCCTTCCACATTGCCACTTCCAAGAAAACCACTGCCTACACTGCCTACCACACTACCACTTCCAAGAAAACCACTGCCTACCACACTACCACATCCAACAAAACCACTTCCTACCACATTACCACTTCCAAGGAAATCACTGAATATCACACTACCACTTCCAAGAAAAGCACTACCTACCACACTACCACATCCAACAAAACCACTGCCTATCACACTACCACTTCCAAGAAAACCACTGCCTACCACACTACCACATCCAACAAAACCACTGCCTATCACACTACCACTTCCAAGAAAACCACTGCCTACCACACTACCACTTCCAAGAAAACCACTGCCTACCACACTACCACTTCCAAGAAAACCACTGCCTATCACACTACCACTTCCAAGAAAACCACTGCCTACCACATTACCACTTCCAAGGAAACCACTGAATATCACACTACCACTTACAAGAAAACCACTACCTACCACACTACCACATCCAACAAAACCACTGCCTTCCACATTGCCACTTCCAAGAAAACCACTGCCTACACTGCCTACCACACTACCACTTCCAAGAAAACCACTGCCTACCACACTACCACATCCAACAAAACCACTTCCTACCACATTACCACTTCCAAGGAAATCACTGAATATCACACTACCACTTCCAAGAAAAGCACTACCTACCACACTACCACATCCAACAAAACCACTGCCTATCACACTACCACTTCCAAGAAAACCACTGCCTACCACATTGCCACTTCCAAGAAAACCACTACCTAA